From a single Nematostella vectensis chromosome 3, jaNemVect1.1, whole genome shotgun sequence genomic region:
- the LOC5501271 gene encoding 2-phosphoxylose phosphatase 1 isoform X1, which produces MIPVVGTFAKRSVQRVQNIVYAKAGRRKGNAVIAFTLISVAYLGYIFFIKDYPYIDITPVNKNDVTTYCNYPLDQTGNEGKLPQNGDSKFSLEMVQLMIRHGDRSTAKEIPGMEKRDMDCSANPKHGPAKKIFEGYRKVVERFVVRKMNADDDETDHDLVSYSDICLKQGQLTTKGYEQHFDLGKLLRGAYSDLHVKGITKDQVYIRSTSRDRTTQSAAAFIYGFLDLDTIQKGITVNISKDTWFRELDSGLLQRCQAAISLKKETIEESVYRSGQAAMKPLIREIADMLFQPSHALPPVQYITDYVYVFSCQGFELPCGGNGCITKGMALKLMAYANWAFIHNYTKIARVVTHQVFSQMATRMVKSVQRQTPIKFALYSGHDSSITPALIALGIFNGKWIPYASRLVFELWRDKTVDSDKTSLKGWYVRVLFNGEAVTERASFCKGEVFGSYELCPLEVFVNWLSEDGTIDGMTRRYGKMCA; this is translated from the exons ATGATCCCTGTCGTTGGTACATTCGCCAAGCGATCTGTGCAACGTGTGCAGAATATCGTGTATGCGAAGGCAGGCAGGAGGAAAGGAAACGCTGTTATCGCATTTACTCTGATCTCCGTCGCATATCTTG GTTATATCTTCTTCATCAAAGATTATCCATACATTGATATCACCCCTGTCAACAAGAATGACGTCacaacatactgcaactaccCACTAGATCAGACTGGCAACGAAGGGAAACTCCCTCAAAACGGCGACAGCAAGTTTAGCCTAGAGATGGTGCAACTTATGATCCGACATGGTGATCGCTCAACAGCTAAGGAAATCCCAGGCATGGAAAAACGGGACATGGATTGCTCAGCGAATCCCAAGCATGGACCTGCCAAGAAAATATTTGAGGGCTATCGTAAAGTGGTTGAGCGTTTTGTGGTGAGGAAGATgaatgctgatgatgatgaaacagACCATGATTTAGTATCTTATTCTGATATTTGTCTGAAGCAAGGGCAACTCACCACGAAGGGGTATGAGCAGCATTTTGATCTTGGAAAACTTCTGCGAGGGGCATACAGTGATTTGCATGTCAAGGGCATAACCAAAGACCAGGTCTACATACGCTCAACCAGCAGGGATCGCACAACACAGAGCGCAGCAGCATTTATTTATGGATTCCTAGATCTTGATACAATCCAAAAAG GCATTACTGTGAATATATCTAAAGATACTTGGTTCCGTGAACTTGATAGTGGCCTCCTACAGCGATGTCAGGCGGCCATCAGTCTAAAAAAGGAGACCATAGAGGAGTCGGTGTACAGGTCAGGCCAAGCAGCCATGAAGCCTCTGATCAGAGAGATAGCCGACATGCTCTTCCAGCCAAGCCATGCTCTTCCACCAGTACAATA TATTACAGATTACGTCTACGTGTTTTCCTGTCAAGGCTTCGAGCTACCTTGTGGGGGCAATGGTTGCATTACAAAGGGCATGGCCTTGAAACTCATGGCTTACGCTAACTGGGCCTTCATCCACAACTACACCAAGATAGCTAGAGTTGTCACCCACCAGGTATTCTCACAGATGGCCACCAGGATGGTGAAGTCAGTGCAAAGGCAGACACCCATCAAATTTGCACTCTACTCTGGACATGATAGCAGTATCACGCCTGCTCTGATTGCTCTTGGGATCTTTAATGGGAAATGGATCCCTTACGCTTCAAGGCTGGTTTTTGAACTTTGGAGAGATAAAACAGTTGACAGTGATAAAACCAGTTTAAAGGGATGGTATGTGAGAGTTTTGTTTAATGGGGAAGCTGTTACAGAAAGGGCTTCATTTTGCAAGGGTGAGGTGTTTGGGTCATATGAGTTGTGTCCTCTGGAAGTTTTTGTAAACTGGCTTTCTGAAGACGGGACAATTGATGGGATGACAAGGCGTTATGGAAAAATGTGTGCATAA
- the LOC5501271 gene encoding 2-phosphoxylose phosphatase 1 isoform X2 — protein sequence MVQLMIRHGDRSTAKEIPGMEKRDMDCSANPKHGPAKKIFEGYRKVVERFVVRKMNADDDETDHDLVSYSDICLKQGQLTTKGYEQHFDLGKLLRGAYSDLHVKGITKDQVYIRSTSRDRTTQSAAAFIYGFLDLDTIQKGITVNISKDTWFRELDSGLLQRCQAAISLKKETIEESVYRSGQAAMKPLIREIADMLFQPSHALPPVQYITDYVYVFSCQGFELPCGGNGCITKGMALKLMAYANWAFIHNYTKIARVVTHQVFSQMATRMVKSVQRQTPIKFALYSGHDSSITPALIALGIFNGKWIPYASRLVFELWRDKTVDSDKTSLKGWYVRVLFNGEAVTERASFCKGEVFGSYELCPLEVFVNWLSEDGTIDGMTRRYGKMCA from the exons ATGGTGCAACTTATGATCCGACATGGTGATCGCTCAACAGCTAAGGAAATCCCAGGCATGGAAAAACGGGACATGGATTGCTCAGCGAATCCCAAGCATGGACCTGCCAAGAAAATATTTGAGGGCTATCGTAAAGTGGTTGAGCGTTTTGTGGTGAGGAAGATgaatgctgatgatgatgaaacagACCATGATTTAGTATCTTATTCTGATATTTGTCTGAAGCAAGGGCAACTCACCACGAAGGGGTATGAGCAGCATTTTGATCTTGGAAAACTTCTGCGAGGGGCATACAGTGATTTGCATGTCAAGGGCATAACCAAAGACCAGGTCTACATACGCTCAACCAGCAGGGATCGCACAACACAGAGCGCAGCAGCATTTATTTATGGATTCCTAGATCTTGATACAATCCAAAAAG GCATTACTGTGAATATATCTAAAGATACTTGGTTCCGTGAACTTGATAGTGGCCTCCTACAGCGATGTCAGGCGGCCATCAGTCTAAAAAAGGAGACCATAGAGGAGTCGGTGTACAGGTCAGGCCAAGCAGCCATGAAGCCTCTGATCAGAGAGATAGCCGACATGCTCTTCCAGCCAAGCCATGCTCTTCCACCAGTACAATA TATTACAGATTACGTCTACGTGTTTTCCTGTCAAGGCTTCGAGCTACCTTGTGGGGGCAATGGTTGCATTACAAAGGGCATGGCCTTGAAACTCATGGCTTACGCTAACTGGGCCTTCATCCACAACTACACCAAGATAGCTAGAGTTGTCACCCACCAGGTATTCTCACAGATGGCCACCAGGATGGTGAAGTCAGTGCAAAGGCAGACACCCATCAAATTTGCACTCTACTCTGGACATGATAGCAGTATCACGCCTGCTCTGATTGCTCTTGGGATCTTTAATGGGAAATGGATCCCTTACGCTTCAAGGCTGGTTTTTGAACTTTGGAGAGATAAAACAGTTGACAGTGATAAAACCAGTTTAAAGGGATGGTATGTGAGAGTTTTGTTTAATGGGGAAGCTGTTACAGAAAGGGCTTCATTTTGCAAGGGTGAGGTGTTTGGGTCATATGAGTTGTGTCCTCTGGAAGTTTTTGTAAACTGGCTTTCTGAAGACGGGACAATTGATGGGATGACAAGGCGTTATGGAAAAATGTGTGCATAA
- the LOC5501277 gene encoding protein LZIC → MTSRGKSETHKLQQNLEEQLDRLVAQLADLEECRADLDDDEYEETKKETVEQLKEFKESLDKIIAGDMTLVDHLNGMQLAIQAAISDAFKTPEVIRMFAKKQPGQLRQRLSEMQRDLKTGHMGQSVYTQQAIEILMALKKLGEQLKPEETEFLAANSNAALSSFEKVAENSGAGASLLKVAGSQVEDAQK, encoded by the exons ATGACGTCTAGAGGTAAATCAGAGACTCACAAATTGCAGCAAAATCTCGAGGAGCAGCTAGACAGACTTGTGGCACAACTTGCTGATCTTGAAGAGTGCAG aGCGGatcttgatgatgatgagtatGAAGAAACCAAGAAAGAGACTGTTGAACAGCTGAAAGAATTTAAGGAATCTTTAGATAAAATAATTGCTGGTGATATGACGTTAGTGGATCATCTTAATGGCATGCAACTG GCTATTCAAGCAGCAATAAGTGATGCATTCAAGACCCCTGAAGTTATTCGTATGTTTGCAAAGAAACAACCAGGACAACTTCGACAGAGACTGTCAGAG ATGCAAAGAGACCTGAAGACTGGGCATATGGGCCAATCTGTCTACACACAGCAAGCCATTGAGATACTTATGGCATTGAAAAAGCTGGGAGAGCAG ctaaAACCTGAGGAAACAGAATTCTTAGCTGCAAATTCCAATGCAGCTCTGAGCTCATTTGAGAAGGTTGCAGAAAATTCAG GTGCTGGTGCCAGTCTTCTCAAGGTTGCTGGATCTCAAGTAGAGGATGCTCAAAAGTAG
- the LOC5501278 gene encoding eukaryotic translation initiation factor 5A, translating into MAEELADTEFHSGESGASDTYPAQCSSLRKNGHVVIKGRPCKIVEMSTSKTGKHGHAKVHLVALDIFTNKKYEDICPSTHNMNVPHVSRADFQVTNIEEDGYLELMDDNGDTRADIKLQDNDIAKEIRAKFEASENFMVTVLKAMGEETVVGVKVMSDTK; encoded by the exons ATGGCAGAGGAATTGGCTGATACTGAATTCCACTCTGGTGAGTCTGGTGCCTCAGACACCTACCCAGCCCAGTGCTCCTCTCTGCGTAAAAATGGTCATGTTGTGATCAAAGGGAGACCATGTAAAATAGTTGAGATGTCAACCTCAAAAACTGGAAAACACGGACATGCCAAG GTTCATTTAGTAGCACTTGACATTTTTACCAACAAGAAATATGAAGATATCTGCCCCTCGACCCATAACATGAATGTTCCCCATGTCAGCCGTGCAGATTTTCAG GTGACTAATATAGAAGAAGATGGTTACCTGGAATTGATGGATGATAATGGTGACACACGTGCCGACATCAAACTACAAGACAATGACATTGCCAAGGAAATCAGAGCAAAGTTTGAGGCATCTGAGAATTTCATGGTAACTGTGTTGAAGGCTATGGGAGAAGAAACAGTGGTTGGAGTAAAGGTTATGTCAGACACCAAATGA